The stretch of DNA TTCATGACCAGCCGCATTTGGTGTTCAATAAGCAGGATGGTGAGTCCCCGCTCTTTGAGCCGGGCGATTAGCTTTAAAAGTTCGTCCACTTCCCTGGGGTTCATGCCGGCGGCAGGCTCATCAAGCAGGATAAGTTCTGGCTCGCTGGCTAGGGCCCGGGCGATTTCCAGCCGGCGCTGGGCGCCGTAGGGCAGATTTTTAGCCATTAGATTGCGGTAAGGCGTGAGACCGACAAACTCTAGTAGCTCCCGGGCCATCTCCTCATTGCGCCGCTCTTCTTCTTTCAGGCGGGCCGAGTGGATGAGGCCGTCCCAAAGGCCCGAACGGCCCCGGCTGTACCGGCCGACAATAAGATTGTCCCGGGCCGTAAGGTTGGGGAACAAACGGATATTCTGGAACGTACGGGCCATGCCGCGCCGCGTGATGTCATGGGCCTCCACCTTCGTCACGTCTTCGTCCTTAAAGATAATGCGCCCCGACGTAGCCGGCATAATGCCGCTGACAACATTGAAAAAAGTGGTTTTACCCGAGCCATTGGGGCCGATGATGGCCACCACCTCGCCGGTGTCAATGTGAAAATCGACATTGTTTACTGCCCGCAGGCCGCCAAAGGTCTTGCACAGCTTTTCGGTTTTCAGCAGCATGGCGTTTCCTCCTTTCTTTAGCGGCGAAACACGGTGTCGGCGCCGAGGATGCCCTGGGGCCGCACGCGCATCATGACCATGAGCACAAAGCCGAAGAAGACCAGCCAGGGGTCAAAGGGCAGGTGGACAAAATCTTTAAAGTAGCGCAGCCCTTCGGGAATAAAAGTAAGGAGAAAGGCCCCCAGAAATGAGCCGGGAATGCTGCGCGCGCCGCCCACCACCACCATGGTGAACATCATGATCGACTCGGTGGAGCTCAGCATATCGGGACTGACAAACGACAGATAATGGACGAACAGGCTGCCCGCCAAACCGGCGAAAAACGCGCCCAGGCAGAAAGCGAGCAGCTTATAGTACGCCGTATTGATCCCCATCGCCGCCGCGGCAATCTCGTCTTCGCGAATGGCGGCAAAGGCATGGCCGATCCGCGAATCTTCCAGGCGGGACATAAAGAAGGCCAAGGCCAGGGCGAACACCAGCGCTGTAACGATAAAAAGTTCCTTACCGGTCGCGCCCACGTCGGTAAAGCTCACGCCGGCAATGCTCGGCGTGAGCAGTCCGGGTAACCCGGCCGGCCCGCCGGTTACTTCCAGGTTG from Sporolituus thermophilus DSM 23256 encodes:
- a CDS encoding ABC transporter ATP-binding protein codes for the protein MLLKTEKLCKTFGGLRAVNNVDFHIDTGEVVAIIGPNGSGKTTFFNVVSGIMPATSGRIIFKDEDVTKVEAHDITRRGMARTFQNIRLFPNLTARDNLIVGRYSRGRSGLWDGLIHSARLKEEERRNEEMARELLEFVGLTPYRNLMAKNLPYGAQRRLEIARALASEPELILLDEPAAGMNPREVDELLKLIARLKERGLTILLIEHQMRLVMNIAERVVVFDHGEKIAEGRPHEVRHNPKVVEAYIGPEVDSLVKHRRH
- a CDS encoding branched-chain amino acid ABC transporter permease, with the protein product MTTALAPAWRQSLTRFVHSPRAAVVFSAVILLITFLDSLIDAQDYIFSPYFKHIVFVSLIYSIVTLSLNFVSGYVGQTSLGHAAFFGLGGYVSALLTQLYHVPYWPAFLAAGVAAALVGIPLGAPALRVKGPFLVVVTYACGEVFRFIALNLEVTGGPAGLPGLLTPSIAGVSFTDVGATGKELFIVTALVFALALAFFMSRLEDSRIGHAFAAIREDEIAAAAMGINTAYYKLLAFCLGAFFAGLAGSLFVHYLSFVSPDMLSSTESIMMFTMVVVGGARSIPGSFLGAFLLTFIPEGLRYFKDFVHLPFDPWLVFFGFVLMVMMRVRPQGILGADTVFRR